A genome region from Triticum aestivum cultivar Chinese Spring chromosome 2B, IWGSC CS RefSeq v2.1, whole genome shotgun sequence includes the following:
- the LOC123045002 gene encoding WPP domain-associated protein isoform X1, producing the protein MVVMSHTGKDKVMVSFLQERTQRNLGPQIPSDSILLRLLGMVILLMEGLLVFVCAVLFIMILKLEKKILQRRVSAVTSCVTQNWVTKFRSQVFDQGMDPFLARLTIPAANTSQSRCTPHNGLSLLNRPSLDTPSSLQGSPVPPPPSLFSCNCSCDIGSNFEAFATVMSRLHQHLLDADVEINYTEYLDLMKLEVDQQLNRLKEDMMLLKSHNFVHDSDADVSCPAICRHGKPIVEIDEGFNDLKLLLIVVFRQIKDMLSLFNASIHDLQWEHDLQLEVTGIMIGDCIRTLEDELERRFFEQSSIVNNLRENRKETVVQCGAIRQELMSISDMLLPSEDESHSPHSKHENLGNRSNRWKYNLLRKKTGEEHSASSSVETKKSATQRSVSPREVISEKSDFRHLRGSTGEEIINYFRSEISKLKRLHELYLQDKTEELFKFKREKASLDLKHDLEFEHLRKKVPDIISRVDTIISSTIKAPTVCSTSEALEENCRLNNKIDSLYLENQHLSGLLAEKMNDIKGLSCQISDARREISLRLSLEEQIMRQVDTIKGDYDDLYVESTIRDEVYRTVTRNFVDDCRTSMEDASRNSQAEVSSLEAKLSEREKALCLANEENQKLTEKLLLLEKEHFIENDHENPELTKQESDEMTLRDIEMEPHVSARSYESCEQSMEDKELVKPSPTIEIASTTLQEVETKKLEYNGFLGKNEHIIQLDFIMVSIMDLSKEFVEIEHKISGDIEGNERRSDDLRDQCNHVVQQAIVLTKKGLSYKQMLDRTRSELRKAEAEVDILENKVTALLSIAQKIYATLEHYSPVFQQYPGLLGAFLKTCKLVAGLRNKQRDDLQDTT; encoded by the exons ATGGTGGTAATGTCCCATACTGGGAAGGACAAAGTTATGGTGTCATTCCTCCA GGAGAGAACCCAAAGAAACCTGGGGCCCCAAATACCGTCCGACTCTATTCTATTGCGTCTACTAGGTATGGTGATTCTTTTGATGGAAGGACTGCTAGTCTTTGTGTGTGCCGTGCTGTTTATTATGATCCTGAAACTGGAAAAGAAGATCCTTCAAAGAAGGGTATCTGCAGTAACTTCTTGTGTGACTCAAAACTGGGTGACAAAATTCAGATCACAG GTGTTTGACCAAGGAATGGATCCATTTCTTGCTAGGCTGACCATACCAGCAGCCAACACTAGCCAATCCcgatgtacacctcacaatggtttgtCCTTGCTCAATCGCCCTTCTCTCGACACACCCTCGTCTTTGCAAGGTTCACCAGTGCCACCACCGCCATCCTTGTTCTCCTGCAATTGCAGCTGTGATATCGGAAGCAATTTTGAGGCGTTTGCAACTGTAATGTCGCGGCTACACCAACACCTTCTGGATGCAGATGTAGAGATCAATTACACAGAGTACTTAGATTTGATGAAACTGGAAGTCGATCAACAGCTTAATAGGCTCAAGGAGGATATGATGCTCTTGAAAAGCCATAACTTTGTTCATGACAGTGATGCAGATGTTTCATGCCCTGCGATATGCCGTCATGGAAAGCCAATAGTAGAGATAGATGAGGGGTTCAATGACCTAAAGCTACTCTTGATAGTGGTGTTCCGGCAAATTAAGGACATGTTGAGCCTGTTCAACGCTTCAATTCACGATCTTCAGTGGGAGCATGACTTGCAATTAGAGGTCACCGGCATTATGATTGGAGACTGTATCAGAACTCTTGAGGATGAGCTAGAGAGGAGGTTTTTTGAGCAAAGTTCCATTGTCAACAATCTAAGGGAGAACCGGAAGGAAACAGTGGTTCAGTGTGGTGCAATCCGTCAAGAGTTGATGTCTATATCGGATATGCTGTTACCTTCAGAAGATGAATCGCATAGTCCCCACAGTAAGCATGAAAATCTGGGTAACAGGAGTAACAGATGGAAATACAATCTCTTAAGAAAGAAAACAGGGGAGGAACACTCTGCATCTTCCAGTGTGGAAACCAAGAAGTCTGCAACACAGAGATCTGTAAGTCCCAGAGAAGTAATTTCTGAAAAATCTGACTTTCGGCATCTCAGGGGTTCAACTGGGGAAGAAATCATAAACTACTTCAGATCTGAGATTAGTAAATTAAAGAGGTTGCATGAATTGTACTTACAAGATAAAACGGAAGAGCTGTTCAAATTCAAACGAGAGAAGGCGTCATTAGATCTTAAGCATGATCTAGAATTTGAGCATCTAAGAAAGAAAGTTCCTGACATCATTTCAAGGGTTGACACAATCATTTCTAGTACCATAAAGGCACCTACAGTTTGTAGCACTAGCGAGGCACTTGAGGAAAATTGCAGATTGAATAATAAAATTGATTCACTATACCTTGAAAACCAGCACCTTAGCGGTTTGCTTGCAGAAAAGATGAATGATATTAAGGGATTATCGTGCCAGATATCTGATGCCAGGAGGGAAATATCACTTCGATTGTCACTTGAAGAACAAATTATGAGACAAGTCGACACCATTAAAGGAGACTATGACGATCTCTATGTTGAAAGCACTATTAGAGACGAAGTCTACCGAACTGTGACAAGAAATTTTGTTGACGACTGTAGGACCAGCATGGAAGATGCCTCACGGAATTCTCAAGCAGAAGTGTCCTCACTTGAAGCTAAACTCTCAGAAAGGGAGAAGGCATTGTGTTTAGCTAATGAAGAAAATCAGAAGTTAACAGAAAAGTTGTTGTTACTAGAAAAGGAACACTTCATTGAAAATGATCATGAAAATCCAGAGCTAACCAAGCAAGAGAGCGACGAAATGACACTTCGTGATATCGAGATGGAGCCTCATGTATCAGCAAGATCATACGAGAGTTGTGAGCAGAGTATGGAGGATAAGGAGCTCGTCAAACCGAGCCCGACTATAGAGATTGCCTCAACTACCTTACAGGAAGTTGAAAcaaaaaagttggaatacaatggATTTCTAGGTAAAAATGAGCACATAATACAACTAGATTTCATTATGGTATCTATTATGGATTTATCAAAAGAATTTGTGGAGATTGAACATAAAATTTCAGGAGACATCGAAGGAAATGAGAGAAG GTCAGATGATCTGAGGGATCAATGCAACCATGTGGTTCAACAGGCAATAGTACTAACAAAGAAGGGCCTCTCATATAAGCAAATGCTAGACAGAACACGGTCCGAGCTTCGGAAAGCTGAAGCCGAG GTTGACATTTTGGAAAACAAGGTTACTGCACTCCTAAGTATTGCGCAAAAGATATATGCGACTCTCGAGCATTATTCTCCTGTCTTTCAGCAGTATCCTGGG TTACTGGGTGCTTTCTTGAAGACATGCAAGCTTGTTGCAGGTCTACGGAATAAACAAAGGGATGACTTACAAGATACAACATAA
- the LOC123045002 gene encoding WPP domain-associated protein isoform X2, with the protein MAQIEPVFDQGMDPFLARLTIPAANTSQSRCTPHNGLSLLNRPSLDTPSSLQGSPVPPPPSLFSCNCSCDIGSNFEAFATVMSRLHQHLLDADVEINYTEYLDLMKLEVDQQLNRLKEDMMLLKSHNFVHDSDADVSCPAICRHGKPIVEIDEGFNDLKLLLIVVFRQIKDMLSLFNASIHDLQWEHDLQLEVTGIMIGDCIRTLEDELERRFFEQSSIVNNLRENRKETVVQCGAIRQELMSISDMLLPSEDESHSPHSKHENLGNRSNRWKYNLLRKKTGEEHSASSSVETKKSATQRSVSPREVISEKSDFRHLRGSTGEEIINYFRSEISKLKRLHELYLQDKTEELFKFKREKASLDLKHDLEFEHLRKKVPDIISRVDTIISSTIKAPTVCSTSEALEENCRLNNKIDSLYLENQHLSGLLAEKMNDIKGLSCQISDARREISLRLSLEEQIMRQVDTIKGDYDDLYVESTIRDEVYRTVTRNFVDDCRTSMEDASRNSQAEVSSLEAKLSEREKALCLANEENQKLTEKLLLLEKEHFIENDHENPELTKQESDEMTLRDIEMEPHVSARSYESCEQSMEDKELVKPSPTIEIASTTLQEVETKKLEYNGFLGKNEHIIQLDFIMVSIMDLSKEFVEIEHKISGDIEGNERRSDDLRDQCNHVVQQAIVLTKKGLSYKQMLDRTRSELRKAEAEVDILENKVTALLSIAQKIYATLEHYSPVFQQYPGLLGAFLKTCKLVAGLRNKQRDDLQDTT; encoded by the exons ATGGCGCAGATCGAGCCC GTGTTTGACCAAGGAATGGATCCATTTCTTGCTAGGCTGACCATACCAGCAGCCAACACTAGCCAATCCcgatgtacacctcacaatggtttgtCCTTGCTCAATCGCCCTTCTCTCGACACACCCTCGTCTTTGCAAGGTTCACCAGTGCCACCACCGCCATCCTTGTTCTCCTGCAATTGCAGCTGTGATATCGGAAGCAATTTTGAGGCGTTTGCAACTGTAATGTCGCGGCTACACCAACACCTTCTGGATGCAGATGTAGAGATCAATTACACAGAGTACTTAGATTTGATGAAACTGGAAGTCGATCAACAGCTTAATAGGCTCAAGGAGGATATGATGCTCTTGAAAAGCCATAACTTTGTTCATGACAGTGATGCAGATGTTTCATGCCCTGCGATATGCCGTCATGGAAAGCCAATAGTAGAGATAGATGAGGGGTTCAATGACCTAAAGCTACTCTTGATAGTGGTGTTCCGGCAAATTAAGGACATGTTGAGCCTGTTCAACGCTTCAATTCACGATCTTCAGTGGGAGCATGACTTGCAATTAGAGGTCACCGGCATTATGATTGGAGACTGTATCAGAACTCTTGAGGATGAGCTAGAGAGGAGGTTTTTTGAGCAAAGTTCCATTGTCAACAATCTAAGGGAGAACCGGAAGGAAACAGTGGTTCAGTGTGGTGCAATCCGTCAAGAGTTGATGTCTATATCGGATATGCTGTTACCTTCAGAAGATGAATCGCATAGTCCCCACAGTAAGCATGAAAATCTGGGTAACAGGAGTAACAGATGGAAATACAATCTCTTAAGAAAGAAAACAGGGGAGGAACACTCTGCATCTTCCAGTGTGGAAACCAAGAAGTCTGCAACACAGAGATCTGTAAGTCCCAGAGAAGTAATTTCTGAAAAATCTGACTTTCGGCATCTCAGGGGTTCAACTGGGGAAGAAATCATAAACTACTTCAGATCTGAGATTAGTAAATTAAAGAGGTTGCATGAATTGTACTTACAAGATAAAACGGAAGAGCTGTTCAAATTCAAACGAGAGAAGGCGTCATTAGATCTTAAGCATGATCTAGAATTTGAGCATCTAAGAAAGAAAGTTCCTGACATCATTTCAAGGGTTGACACAATCATTTCTAGTACCATAAAGGCACCTACAGTTTGTAGCACTAGCGAGGCACTTGAGGAAAATTGCAGATTGAATAATAAAATTGATTCACTATACCTTGAAAACCAGCACCTTAGCGGTTTGCTTGCAGAAAAGATGAATGATATTAAGGGATTATCGTGCCAGATATCTGATGCCAGGAGGGAAATATCACTTCGATTGTCACTTGAAGAACAAATTATGAGACAAGTCGACACCATTAAAGGAGACTATGACGATCTCTATGTTGAAAGCACTATTAGAGACGAAGTCTACCGAACTGTGACAAGAAATTTTGTTGACGACTGTAGGACCAGCATGGAAGATGCCTCACGGAATTCTCAAGCAGAAGTGTCCTCACTTGAAGCTAAACTCTCAGAAAGGGAGAAGGCATTGTGTTTAGCTAATGAAGAAAATCAGAAGTTAACAGAAAAGTTGTTGTTACTAGAAAAGGAACACTTCATTGAAAATGATCATGAAAATCCAGAGCTAACCAAGCAAGAGAGCGACGAAATGACACTTCGTGATATCGAGATGGAGCCTCATGTATCAGCAAGATCATACGAGAGTTGTGAGCAGAGTATGGAGGATAAGGAGCTCGTCAAACCGAGCCCGACTATAGAGATTGCCTCAACTACCTTACAGGAAGTTGAAAcaaaaaagttggaatacaatggATTTCTAGGTAAAAATGAGCACATAATACAACTAGATTTCATTATGGTATCTATTATGGATTTATCAAAAGAATTTGTGGAGATTGAACATAAAATTTCAGGAGACATCGAAGGAAATGAGAGAAG GTCAGATGATCTGAGGGATCAATGCAACCATGTGGTTCAACAGGCAATAGTACTAACAAAGAAGGGCCTCTCATATAAGCAAATGCTAGACAGAACACGGTCCGAGCTTCGGAAAGCTGAAGCCGAG GTTGACATTTTGGAAAACAAGGTTACTGCACTCCTAAGTATTGCGCAAAAGATATATGCGACTCTCGAGCATTATTCTCCTGTCTTTCAGCAGTATCCTGGG TTACTGGGTGCTTTCTTGAAGACATGCAAGCTTGTTGCAGGTCTACGGAATAAACAAAGGGATGACTTACAAGATACAACATAA